One genomic segment of Paenibacillus sp. FSL H8-0332 includes these proteins:
- a CDS encoding GTP pyrophosphokinase family protein, with the protein MDVRDWGTFLLPYEQTVEELKVKFKTMRSELKKREEYTPIEFVTGRVKRLSSILEKAKRLNVKMEDLETGIEDIAGIRIMCQFVEDIRRVAEYIRARKDLEVLYEKDYITNYKESGYRSFHMIIRYPVQTALGQKIVLAEIQIRTLAMNFWATIEHSLNYKYRESLPDEMRVRLKTAAEAASILDSEMSSIREEILEAQKTFEENSNMTTQLLKAIHQLYFYHLVNEAIESQERFNAIWQAQDMDEMKELLDHVRELLSNAKKGSEPDGL; encoded by the coding sequence ATGGACGTCAGGGACTGGGGAACTTTTCTGCTTCCTTATGAACAAACGGTGGAGGAATTGAAGGTTAAATTCAAGACGATGCGCTCCGAACTCAAGAAAAGGGAAGAATATACGCCGATTGAATTCGTTACCGGCCGTGTGAAGCGGCTGTCTAGCATCCTTGAGAAGGCCAAACGGTTGAACGTAAAAATGGAGGATCTGGAAACGGGCATTGAGGATATCGCCGGCATACGCATTATGTGCCAGTTCGTCGAGGATATCCGCAGAGTGGCGGAATACATCCGGGCCCGCAAGGACCTTGAAGTGCTATATGAGAAGGACTACATTACCAATTATAAGGAGAGCGGCTACCGCAGCTTCCATATGATCATCCGCTATCCGGTACAGACTGCGCTGGGTCAAAAGATTGTATTGGCAGAAATTCAAATTCGTACGCTGGCGATGAACTTCTGGGCAACCATTGAGCATTCGCTGAATTATAAATATCGGGAGAGTCTGCCCGATGAAATGCGGGTGCGCCTGAAGACGGCAGCAGAAGCGGCTTCCATTCTGGACAGCGAGATGTCGAGCATCCGGGAAGAGATTCTGGAGGCCCAGAAGACCTTCGAGGAGAACTCGAACATGACGACCCAACTGCTGAAGGCCATCCACCAGCTGTATTTCTATCATCTTGTAAATGAAGCGATTGAGAGCCAGGAACGGTTCAATGCAATCTGGCAGGCTCAGGATATGGATGAGATGAAGGAACTGCTGGACCATGTGCGCGAGCTGCTCTCGAATGCCAAGAAGGGCAGCGAGCCGGATGGCTTATGA
- a CDS encoding exonuclease domain-containing protein, giving the protein MKEPSKGGGFWNNLRQGGMPSAIASMRGGESAQQTAQQMAFIRSLMREKRRPEVLHTPLSELETVIFDLETTGFSHQGGDEIMSIGAIRVVGEEIKAEECFYTLVNCGATIPDNITRLTGISADMTSSAPPLMDGLHNFMSFVGQRVLVAHGSAHDKAFLNAALWKTSKVQLTHRVLDTMMLARWLEPHRSNYTLDELLAIHEIPIEGRHHALEDAKMTAKLWVAYIRQILQKNQVDTLGDLYAYLSRT; this is encoded by the coding sequence ATGAAGGAGCCGAGCAAAGGCGGAGGATTCTGGAATAATCTGCGGCAAGGCGGAATGCCCTCCGCCATCGCTTCCATGAGAGGCGGAGAGTCCGCGCAGCAGACAGCCCAGCAAATGGCCTTTATCCGTTCTTTGATGCGTGAGAAACGGCGTCCCGAGGTGCTGCACACTCCGCTGTCTGAACTGGAGACGGTGATATTCGATCTGGAGACTACGGGCTTCTCCCACCAGGGCGGGGACGAGATTATGTCCATTGGGGCGATCCGGGTGGTCGGGGAAGAGATCAAGGCAGAGGAATGCTTTTATACACTGGTGAACTGCGGGGCAACGATTCCTGACAATATTACGAGACTGACCGGAATCTCAGCAGATATGACCTCCTCTGCTCCGCCGCTGATGGACGGCCTGCATAACTTCATGTCCTTCGTCGGGCAGCGGGTGCTGGTAGCGCACGGAAGTGCTCATGACAAGGCGTTCCTGAATGCTGCCCTATGGAAGACGTCCAAGGTCCAGTTAACCCACCGGGTGCTGGATACGATGATGCTGGCCCGCTGGCTGGAGCCGCACCGCAGTAATTACACGCTCGATGAGTTGCTGGCGATCCATGAGATTCCCATTGAGGGCCGCCATCATGCGCTTGAGGATGCCAAGATGACGGCGAAGTTGTGGGTGGCGTACATCCGCCAGATTTTGCAAAAGAACCAGGTAGATACGCTAGGCGACTTGTACGCCTATCTGAGCAGGACTTGA
- a CDS encoding TlpA disulfide reductase family protein, with protein sequence MKAVHKRNVTILALIVFLAVLAIEHKVKSEPKAVAVLQQTAEPETGASAGLKAPPFTVQEGDKQYGVDGAREKPVILNFWASWCDPCQQEAPELNKLAMKYSKVLDVYGINVTSQDYKPNAERFVKKYMLTFPVLYDLKGQIFDKYNGAVFPTNVLIDKNGIISEIILGVLSAEELEKKIIALTGS encoded by the coding sequence ATGAAAGCAGTCCATAAACGGAATGTAACGATTCTGGCCTTGATTGTTTTTCTGGCTGTTCTTGCCATAGAACATAAAGTGAAATCGGAGCCCAAGGCGGTTGCGGTCCTCCAGCAGACAGCGGAACCGGAGACTGGGGCATCCGCCGGACTCAAAGCGCCTCCTTTTACAGTGCAGGAAGGGGATAAGCAATACGGGGTCGATGGGGCAAGGGAGAAACCGGTTATTCTTAACTTCTGGGCTTCCTGGTGCGATCCATGCCAGCAGGAGGCTCCTGAGCTGAATAAGTTGGCTATGAAATACAGCAAGGTGCTGGATGTTTACGGAATTAACGTGACCAGCCAGGATTATAAGCCTAATGCGGAACGATTCGTCAAGAAGTACATGCTGACCTTCCCGGTGTTGTATGATCTGAAAGGCCAAATCTTCGATAAGTATAATGGGGCAGTGTTCCCGACCAACGTATTGATTGATAAGAACGGGATCATCAGCGAGATTATTCTGGGGGTTCTGAGTGCAGAGGAATTGGAGAAAAAGATTATCGCGCTGACCGGCTCCTAG
- a CDS encoding RsmB/NOP family class I SAM-dependent RNA methyltransferase, translating to MTAQLPGAFAQRMNELLGPEYEQFVDTYQQSPYGGIRANTLKITVDGLRERSPFPLEPIPWCPSGFYTGEGARPGKHPYYHAGLYYIQEPSAMAPVELLDVQPGDRVLDLCAAPGGKSTQIAAKLQGEGLLVSNDLHPERTKALAKNLELYGVRNGIVLNESPERIAAAFPGFFDRILIDAPCSGEGMFRKDEDMVKQWVPGTPDKYAEMQREILRAAASALKPGGTMVYSTCTFALEENEEMIAGFLSGHPQFSLVPVGGTGPFAAGLGPLPGAARLWPHKVKGEGHFMAVLRHDGSGGVEREAFETGAAENDLRERRLSAAPRSKATKTDFHSKAVPGKTDHGRGGKGGRGSGHGSGSGRAGTGPGPQSQRTGGEAIAFAVYADFIQELLGTQPPGHAIWFGDHLYISPLPREALDGLKTVRPGWYVGQIKSGRFVPGHPLATALRPEECSRSVSLSSASGEAVSYLKGETLSIPAERLSIKEGHAYKGYTLVCIDGFSAGWGKWQDGLLKNEYPAGWRWT from the coding sequence ATGACGGCACAACTGCCCGGAGCTTTCGCGCAGCGTATGAACGAGCTGCTGGGACCGGAATATGAGCAATTTGTAGATACTTATCAGCAGTCACCTTACGGGGGAATCCGTGCCAATACACTGAAAATAACGGTGGACGGGCTGCGGGAGCGTTCCCCCTTCCCTCTGGAACCGATTCCCTGGTGCCCTTCGGGCTTCTATACCGGAGAGGGAGCCAGACCGGGCAAACACCCCTATTATCATGCCGGGCTGTACTATATTCAGGAGCCGAGTGCCATGGCCCCGGTTGAACTGCTGGACGTTCAGCCGGGGGACCGTGTGCTCGATCTGTGCGCAGCCCCGGGCGGCAAGTCTACCCAGATTGCCGCCAAGCTGCAAGGAGAAGGACTGCTGGTCTCGAATGACCTGCATCCTGAACGGACGAAGGCGCTCGCCAAGAATCTGGAGCTGTACGGCGTACGGAACGGCATTGTACTGAACGAAAGCCCTGAGCGGATTGCGGCGGCTTTTCCGGGATTCTTCGACCGGATTCTAATCGATGCCCCCTGCTCGGGAGAGGGCATGTTCCGCAAGGACGAGGATATGGTCAAGCAATGGGTGCCGGGCACACCGGACAAATACGCGGAGATGCAGCGGGAGATTCTGCGGGCCGCAGCTTCAGCGCTGAAGCCCGGCGGTACTATGGTGTATTCTACTTGCACGTTCGCTCTGGAGGAGAACGAGGAGATGATTGCCGGATTCCTGTCCGGGCATCCGCAGTTCTCGCTGGTTCCCGTAGGCGGAACCGGCCCGTTCGCTGCCGGACTCGGTCCATTGCCGGGTGCGGCGCGGCTGTGGCCGCATAAGGTCAAGGGGGAAGGGCATTTCATGGCGGTACTGCGCCATGACGGAAGTGGCGGAGTGGAGAGAGAGGCATTTGAGACCGGGGCAGCAGAGAATGATCTGAGAGAGAGAAGATTGTCCGCCGCGCCCCGGAGCAAGGCTACGAAAACAGACTTTCATAGTAAGGCAGTTCCCGGTAAGACAGATCACGGCCGGGGCGGCAAGGGAGGACGCGGATCTGGACACGGCTCCGGCTCTGGTAGAGCCGGAACGGGTCCAGGTCCGCAGTCACAGCGAACAGGCGGGGAAGCGATAGCGTTCGCGGTCTATGCGGACTTTATTCAAGAACTGCTGGGGACACAGCCGCCCGGACATGCCATATGGTTCGGCGACCATCTATATATCTCCCCGTTGCCGCGTGAAGCGCTGGACGGTCTGAAGACAGTTCGGCCGGGCTGGTATGTAGGGCAGATCAAGAGCGGCAGATTCGTGCCCGGTCATCCGCTCGCTACAGCACTGCGTCCTGAGGAATGCAGCCGCTCGGTATCGCTATCCAGCGCTAGCGGGGAAGCGGTGTCCTACCTGAAGGGGGAGACCTTGTCGATCCCCGCAGAGCGCCTGTCGATTAAGGAAGGACATGCTTACAAAGGCTATACGCTCGTCTGCATCGACGGCTTCAGCGCAGGCTGGGGCAAATGGCAGGACGGGTTGCTGAAGAACGAATATCCCGCAGGCTGGAGGTGGACTTAG
- a CDS encoding DNA polymerase IV, translating to MQSVDQYYPASGRVILHVDMNAFYCSVHEAEDPEQYKGKATAVAGSVEARRGIIVTCSYAARRLGISTGMQVQKALRICPSLMLIKPDFHLYRKYSNAFMQIAYSYTPLLEAVSIDECYLDITGSRQFGTPPEIAEAIQRRILEELGLPCSIGIAPNKLLAKIASDLKKPSGISVLRLRDVPTVLWDKPCNEMFGIGGKTAEKLRKLGIYSIGQLAAADETMLVGHFGVMGSWLKRAGNGIDHGIVNPEREQSKSIGHTTTLPHDVVGLAEARPILLNLSDQVARRLRKQGLVAAGVQLTIRTPDMKTITRSRQLEAPTESAEDIYKVACDQFARHWKGDKPVRLLGVTLQGLMPKEESAIQLDLFDYERQPKKESLNKAMDMLRNKFGENAVLTAGMLSDSHSARLRNHKERGTSLQKDNLGGADKDID from the coding sequence ATGCAGAGTGTGGATCAATATTATCCGGCAAGCGGCAGGGTTATTCTGCATGTGGACATGAATGCCTTCTACTGCTCTGTGCATGAGGCGGAAGATCCGGAGCAATATAAAGGCAAGGCGACAGCGGTGGCGGGCAGCGTGGAGGCTAGAAGGGGAATTATCGTCACCTGCTCCTACGCTGCGCGCAGGCTGGGCATCTCCACCGGGATGCAGGTGCAGAAGGCGCTGCGAATTTGTCCTTCCTTAATGCTTATTAAGCCGGATTTTCATCTATACCGCAAGTACTCCAATGCATTCATGCAGATTGCCTACAGCTATACTCCGCTGCTCGAAGCGGTCTCGATAGACGAATGCTATCTCGATATCACCGGCTCCCGCCAATTCGGAACGCCGCCGGAGATTGCCGAGGCGATACAGCGGCGGATTTTGGAGGAGCTGGGTCTGCCCTGCTCCATCGGGATTGCCCCCAACAAGCTGCTGGCGAAGATCGCTTCCGATCTGAAGAAGCCCAGCGGGATCTCAGTGCTGCGCCTGCGCGATGTGCCGACCGTGCTGTGGGACAAGCCGTGCAATGAGATGTTTGGTATTGGCGGCAAGACGGCTGAGAAGCTGCGGAAGCTGGGGATCTATAGCATCGGCCAGCTGGCGGCAGCGGATGAGACGATGCTGGTCGGGCATTTTGGCGTCATGGGCTCCTGGCTGAAACGGGCCGGGAATGGGATTGATCATGGAATCGTCAATCCTGAGCGGGAGCAGAGCAAATCCATCGGACATACGACTACGCTGCCGCATGATGTGGTGGGGCTGGCTGAGGCGCGCCCGATTCTGCTGAATCTAAGCGATCAGGTGGCGCGCAGGCTGAGGAAGCAAGGGCTGGTTGCAGCGGGGGTACAGCTGACGATCCGCACGCCGGATATGAAGACGATCACCCGCTCCCGCCAGCTTGAGGCTCCCACGGAGAGTGCCGAGGACATCTATAAGGTGGCCTGCGACCAGTTCGCGCGCCACTGGAAGGGCGATAAGCCGGTGCGGCTGCTGGGGGTAACGCTCCAGGGGCTGATGCCCAAAGAGGAGTCGGCCATTCAGCTGGACCTGTTCGACTACGAACGGCAGCCGAAGAAGGAATCGCTCAATAAGGCGATGGATATGCTGCGCAACAAATTCGGCGAGAATGCAGTGCTGACCGCAGGGATGCTGAGCGACAGCCACTCGGCGCGGCTGCGTAACCATAAGGAGCGGGGCACCTCGCTGCAGAAGGACAATCTGGGCGGTGCAGATAAGGATATAGACTGA
- a CDS encoding L,D-transpeptidase family protein produces the protein MTTELKVEANMKNAQHLKAYVQMHPDNKMAWYLLGKEYYKNGQYGKANYCYNQAGEVYEAFERSKVPADMLQQYEEGLLESARERQTARLRKRRVLLALMLLLLLLIPAAVAPGLQPDSAGIAAPVAAVSAVLPETAEERPVSPQEPASLDFTAVAADAAAGGGGLAAILKSAKTPSATALLGMKRSGKWLLWKKGLPLEATLVKSGEGRIVYQSYNPAACACQPPDSAELKQQGLNWQKQQEELAVLWSALRAYKNSKGAYPEAVQELVKPFPANVLGGITPLMKEAFAPLRAAARGEAPLLSASPQPSGGQDEGTPGQEQTGGGRPAAGPGEKLFFKEPLAIIVDKQNHRLAVTSGNVIVRNYAVGLGGDKTPEGEFAIKDKVVNPNGRDNGEFGSRGMQLSDSNYAIHGTNEPDSIGKDESLGCIRMSRKDVEELFAMVPMGTKVQISQGVLPEELVVPEERFPSDSPRNQTNPHKVYHWLN, from the coding sequence GTGACGACTGAGCTTAAAGTGGAGGCCAACATGAAGAATGCTCAGCATCTAAAAGCCTATGTACAGATGCATCCGGATAATAAGATGGCATGGTACTTGCTTGGTAAGGAATACTATAAGAACGGGCAGTATGGAAAAGCGAATTACTGTTATAATCAGGCCGGGGAAGTGTATGAGGCTTTTGAACGCAGCAAGGTACCGGCGGATATGCTGCAGCAGTATGAGGAAGGGCTGCTTGAATCGGCCAGGGAACGGCAGACTGCGAGGCTCAGGAAGCGCCGGGTGCTGCTGGCTCTAATGCTGCTGCTCTTGCTGCTTATTCCGGCTGCCGTAGCGCCGGGACTTCAGCCGGACAGTGCGGGCATAGCTGCACCGGTCGCGGCGGTATCAGCCGTGCTGCCGGAGACAGCCGAAGAGAGGCCGGTAAGTCCCCAAGAACCGGCAAGTCTGGATTTCACGGCGGTAGCGGCGGATGCTGCTGCGGGGGGCGGGGGCCTTGCAGCTATCCTGAAGTCGGCGAAGACGCCTTCCGCCACCGCACTGCTCGGTATGAAGCGCTCGGGCAAATGGCTGCTGTGGAAGAAAGGGCTGCCGTTGGAGGCCACCCTTGTTAAGAGCGGAGAAGGACGTATAGTCTATCAGTCCTATAATCCGGCAGCGTGCGCATGCCAGCCGCCGGATTCGGCGGAGCTTAAGCAGCAGGGGCTGAACTGGCAGAAGCAGCAGGAGGAGCTGGCTGTGCTCTGGAGTGCGCTGCGTGCGTACAAGAACAGCAAGGGAGCTTATCCCGAAGCGGTACAGGAATTAGTGAAGCCGTTCCCGGCGAACGTGCTGGGCGGCATCACCCCGCTGATGAAGGAAGCCTTCGCACCTCTGAGAGCAGCCGCACGAGGAGAGGCGCCGCTGCTCTCAGCATCACCGCAGCCGTCTGGCGGCCAAGATGAAGGTACTCCGGGGCAAGAGCAGACGGGCGGCGGACGTCCGGCGGCGGGGCCGGGGGAGAAGCTTTTTTTCAAAGAACCGCTTGCTATTATTGTTGATAAGCAAAACCACCGTCTGGCGGTCACCAGCGGCAATGTGATTGTGCGGAATTATGCTGTGGGACTCGGTGGGGATAAGACTCCTGAAGGGGAGTTCGCCATTAAGGATAAGGTTGTGAACCCGAACGGGCGCGATAACGGGGAGTTCGGCAGCCGCGGCATGCAGCTCTCGGACAGTAATTATGCGATTCACGGGACGAATGAGCCGGATAGTATCGGCAAGGATGAGTCGCTGGGGTGTATCCGGATGAGCCGGAAGGATGTGGAGGAGCTGTTCGCGATGGTGCCGATGGGCACGAAGGTTCAGATCAGTCAAGGGGTTCTGCCTGAGGAGCTGGTCGTACCGGAGGAACGTTTCCCTTCAGATTCGCCCCGTAATCAGACCAACCCCCATAAAGTATACCATTGGCTGAACTAA
- a CDS encoding DUF309 domain-containing protein: MPRRAASRMAYEPLYLAYLIYFNRDRDYFECHEVLEELWLEKQRDPLYKALLQVAVGLYHFRNANVRGGLILLKQSHEVLGRYPAVTLGIDLAKLVREAGAYVARLEAYSDQPFDYYDLTISIVDPVLEEEVRLAAESTPPVLPQRRGPQQPDRPRHRPDGA; encoded by the coding sequence ATGCCAAGAAGGGCAGCGAGCCGGATGGCTTATGAGCCGCTGTATCTGGCCTACCTCATCTACTTCAACCGGGACAGGGATTATTTCGAATGTCATGAGGTGCTTGAGGAATTATGGCTGGAAAAGCAGCGTGATCCGCTATACAAAGCTCTGCTGCAGGTGGCAGTCGGGCTGTACCATTTCCGTAATGCCAATGTGCGCGGCGGCCTGATTCTGCTGAAGCAGTCCCATGAAGTACTGGGCAGATATCCGGCGGTGACGCTGGGTATTGATCTGGCGAAGCTGGTCCGGGAAGCGGGAGCGTATGTTGCCCGTCTGGAAGCTTACAGCGATCAGCCCTTTGATTATTATGATCTGACGATAAGCATTGTAGACCCCGTGCTGGAGGAAGAGGTCAGGCTGGCGGCTGAGTCTACTCCGCCTGTGCTGCCCCAGCGGCGCGGGCCGCAGCAGCCGGACAGACCCAGGCATAGGCCGGATGGCGCTTGA
- a CDS encoding quinone-dependent dihydroorotate dehydrogenase, with translation MLYRHFGKPIFFKMDPETAHHLVIGGLNKADLVPGGSAAMRLMYGVPETADLAVDLFGVHFPTPVGLAAGLDKNAEAVGGFSSIGFGFMEVGTVTPVGQPGNDSPRLFRLLPDKALINRMGFNNEGAEAMAERLKKLKKRRIPVAVNIGRNKATPNELAHEDYRKCIRTLYPYGDFFVVNISSPNTPDLRSLQHGSELSNLLSEVKEEMELQREKTGIKKGLLVKIAPDVSDAELEYMVHTLTEARMDGVIATNTTLSREGLRSDKAGETGGLSGQPLRDRSTEIIRRIYSQTGGKLPIIGSGGIFTAQDAYDKIRAGASLVEIYTALIYEGPEVNRRVHAGLRQLLRRDGFQRLLDAVGADHH, from the coding sequence GTGCTGTATCGACATTTTGGTAAACCAATTTTCTTTAAAATGGACCCGGAGACTGCGCATCATCTCGTCATCGGCGGACTGAATAAAGCAGATCTAGTTCCCGGCGGGAGCGCGGCCATGCGCCTGATGTACGGGGTTCCTGAGACGGCTGACCTTGCGGTGGACCTGTTCGGGGTACATTTTCCGACGCCTGTGGGCTTAGCGGCAGGACTGGATAAGAATGCGGAAGCGGTAGGAGGCTTCTCTTCGATCGGCTTCGGATTTATGGAGGTAGGCACGGTAACTCCGGTAGGCCAGCCCGGCAATGACAGTCCCCGGCTGTTCCGGCTGTTGCCTGACAAGGCGCTAATTAACCGGATGGGCTTCAATAATGAAGGCGCGGAGGCCATGGCTGAACGCCTCAAGAAGCTGAAGAAACGCAGAATTCCGGTGGCGGTCAATATCGGACGCAACAAGGCCACCCCGAACGAGTTGGCGCATGAGGATTACCGCAAGTGTATCCGTACGCTGTATCCGTACGGTGATTTTTTTGTGGTCAACATCAGCTCGCCGAATACCCCGGATCTCCGGAGTCTTCAGCATGGCAGCGAGCTCTCAAACCTGCTTAGCGAGGTTAAGGAAGAGATGGAGCTGCAGCGGGAGAAGACGGGCATCAAGAAGGGGCTGCTGGTCAAGATCGCTCCTGATGTCAGTGACGCTGAGCTGGAATATATGGTACATACCCTCACGGAAGCCCGAATGGACGGCGTGATTGCCACCAATACGACCCTCTCCCGTGAAGGGCTGCGGAGCGATAAAGCCGGTGAGACGGGCGGGCTGAGCGGCCAGCCGCTGCGTGACCGTTCCACGGAGATTATCCGCAGAATTTATAGCCAGACCGGCGGCAAGCTGCCGATTATCGGGTCGGGCGGGATTTTTACAGCCCAGGATGCTTACGATAAAATACGGGCGGGCGCCAGTCTGGTCGAAATTTATACAGCACTCATCTATGAAGGGCCGGAGGTTAACCGTAGAGTGCATGCCGGACTACGGCAGCTGCTGCGGCGGGATGGCTTCCAGAGGCTCCTTGATGCGGTAGGCGCTGATCATCACTGA
- a CDS encoding pseudouridine synthase, with translation MATGGNANKKQRIDKVLSHMGIGSRSDIRKQAKQGMITVNGAVVKDSGFHVDTEQDRIEVGGEPVLYREFIYLMMNKPPGVLSATEDKRDRTVLDLLKQEHALFEPFPVGRLDKDTVGLLLLTNDGKLAHELLSPRKHVPKTYEATVEGEVDAADVAAFAEGVELEDGYVTLPAQLSILSRERGSRVLSYISLTITEGKFHQVKRMFVAVGKKVVFLKRVSMGELKLDETLPEGACRELTARELELLKH, from the coding sequence ATGGCTACAGGAGGAAATGCGAATAAGAAGCAGCGGATTGATAAAGTGCTGTCCCACATGGGGATCGGCTCGCGCAGCGATATCCGCAAGCAGGCCAAGCAGGGCATGATCACAGTAAATGGAGCTGTCGTCAAAGATAGCGGGTTCCATGTAGACACTGAGCAGGACCGCATAGAGGTTGGCGGGGAGCCGGTCCTCTACCGGGAATTCATCTATCTGATGATGAATAAACCGCCGGGCGTATTATCCGCCACCGAGGATAAACGGGACCGCACGGTTCTGGATCTGCTGAAGCAGGAGCATGCGCTGTTCGAGCCGTTCCCGGTCGGGCGGCTGGATAAGGATACCGTGGGTCTTCTGCTGCTCACGAATGACGGCAAGCTGGCGCATGAGCTGCTGTCCCCGCGCAAGCATGTCCCCAAAACCTACGAGGCCACCGTCGAGGGTGAGGTCGATGCAGCGGATGTGGCTGCTTTTGCCGAGGGTGTGGAGTTGGAGGATGGTTATGTGACGCTGCCCGCGCAGCTTAGCATTCTGAGTAGAGAACGTGGCAGCCGCGTGCTGTCGTATATCTCGCTCACCATTACGGAAGGCAAATTCCATCAGGTGAAGCGGATGTTCGTGGCTGTCGGGAAGAAGGTAGTGTTCCTGAAACGGGTGTCGATGGGCGAACTGAAGCTGGACGAGACGCTGCCCGAGGGAGCCTGCCGGGAGCTCACGGCCCGTGAGCTGGAGCTGCTGAAGCATTAG
- a CDS encoding ferredoxin, with protein sequence MAKYTWVEKDTCIACGACGATAPDIFDYDDEGLAEVIYENDGNHGNVVIPDDLFDDLQDSADGCPTDSIKIADAPFNKEG encoded by the coding sequence ATGGCTAAGTACACTTGGGTCGAGAAAGACACATGCATCGCTTGTGGTGCTTGTGGCGCGACCGCCCCTGATATTTTTGATTACGATGATGAAGGTTTGGCAGAAGTGATCTATGAGAACGACGGCAACCACGGTAATGTAGTGATTCCGGACGACTTGTTCGATGACCTGCAGGATTCAGCTGACGGATGCCCTACAGATTCCATTAAGATTGCAGATGCACCTTTCAACAAAGAAGGCTAA
- the cimA gene encoding citramalate synthase produces MSKSISIFDTTLRDGTQGEGISLSADDKLKIARKLDDLGVHYIEGGNPGSNNKDIEFFKRVQELHLNAKITAFGSTRRKNTLTEQDEGLQRMINAGVPAATLVGKSWDFHVHTALQTTLEENLAMTFDSISYLKRKGLEVIFDAEHFFDGFKNNPEYAAAVLTRAREAGADWLVMCDTNGGTLPHEIHDIVTSIGVLLPEASLGIHTHNDCELAVANTLSAIGAGARQVQGTINGYGERCGNANLCSIIPTLQLKMGYHCIPGDSLPQLTNTARYISEVANVNMPVNQPYVGAAAFAHKGGIHVSAILRDSRTYEHIAPELVGNKQRVLVSELAGQSNVLSKAQEMGLSLDPSSEQARKVIDKIKDLEHQGYQFEGADASLELLLREATGEMNELFTFESFKMLVEKTAGRPVVSEAFVKLKVGGESLYTAAEGNGPVNALDNALRKALQTYFPQLKDMHLSDYKVRVLDEQDQTAAKVRVLIESKDYSDTWSTVGVSSNVIEASWEALVDSMRHALLGQISLEQGIQTSKEPRGLVNH; encoded by the coding sequence ATGTCTAAGTCTATCTCTATCTTCGATACTACCCTGCGCGATGGAACACAAGGCGAGGGGATCAGTCTGTCGGCGGATGACAAGCTGAAGATTGCCAGGAAACTCGACGATCTGGGTGTCCATTATATCGAAGGCGGCAATCCGGGAAGCAACAACAAGGACATCGAATTTTTCAAAAGAGTCCAGGAGCTCCATCTAAATGCCAAGATTACCGCATTCGGCAGCACCCGGCGCAAGAACACGCTCACCGAGCAGGACGAGGGACTGCAGCGGATGATTAACGCAGGCGTTCCGGCGGCTACCCTGGTGGGCAAATCGTGGGATTTCCATGTTCATACCGCCCTGCAGACGACCCTGGAAGAGAACCTGGCCATGACCTTCGACTCCATCTCTTATTTGAAGCGCAAGGGGCTTGAGGTCATCTTCGATGCAGAGCATTTCTTCGATGGCTTCAAGAACAACCCGGAATACGCCGCAGCTGTTCTTACCCGTGCCCGCGAGGCCGGAGCAGACTGGCTGGTGATGTGCGATACGAACGGCGGAACCCTGCCGCATGAGATCCATGATATTGTGACAAGCATCGGTGTGCTGCTCCCTGAAGCATCGCTCGGTATTCATACACACAACGATTGTGAGCTCGCGGTTGCCAACACCCTGAGCGCAATCGGCGCCGGTGCCCGGCAGGTCCAGGGGACCATTAACGGCTACGGCGAGCGCTGCGGGAATGCCAATCTATGCTCCATTATCCCAACGCTGCAGCTCAAAATGGGCTACCACTGCATCCCCGGAGATTCCCTGCCGCAGCTCACCAACACGGCCCGGTATATCAGTGAGGTCGCCAACGTGAACATGCCGGTGAACCAGCCTTATGTGGGGGCAGCAGCCTTTGCCCATAAGGGCGGGATTCATGTCTCGGCGATCCTGCGTGATTCACGGACCTATGAGCATATCGCCCCCGAGCTGGTCGGCAATAAGCAGCGTGTACTGGTCTCCGAGCTGGCCGGACAGAGCAATGTGCTGTCCAAGGCACAGGAGATGGGGCTTAGCCTTGATCCAAGCAGCGAGCAGGCCCGCAAGGTTATCGACAAGATCAAGGATCTTGAACATCAGGGGTATCAGTTCGAAGGCGCGGATGCTTCGCTTGAATTGCTGCTCCGGGAAGCGACCGGCGAGATGAACGAGCTATTCACCTTCGAATCATTCAAGATGCTGGTCGAGAAAACCGCCGGCCGCCCTGTCGTCTCCGAAGCCTTCGTCAAGCTGAAGGTCGGCGGCGAGAGCCTGTACACAGCCGCCGAAGGCAACGGACCCGTCAACGCGCTGGATAATGCGCTGCGTAAGGCGCTGCAGACCTACTTCCCACAGCTCAAGGATATGCATCTCTCTGACTATAAGGTCCGCGTGCTGGATGAACAGGATCAGACTGCCGCGAAGGTACGCGTGCTGATTGAATCCAAGGACTATAGCGACACCTGGAGCACCGTAGGCGTATCCAGCAACGTGATCGAAGCGAGCTGGGAGGCCCTGGTCGATTCCATGCGCCATGCCCTTCTGGGGCAGATCTCACTGGAGCAGGGCATCCAGACCAGCAAGGAACCGCGAGGTCTGGTCAATCACTGA